The DNA sequence GGGCCGGGGCAGGTCCAGCCACCCGTGGATGCAGCGGAAAAGCCCCAGAAGCGGCCATAATATTCGGGATCGCCGATCATCATCAGCGGATCGCTATGGTGGGCGCGAGCGGCATTGACGACCGCGTCCATAAGTGCGCGGCCATGACCGGTGCGTTGAAGGGTGGGGGAGACGGCGACCGGGCCGACCATGATGAGCGGTGTCTGGGTTCCGTCGGCATGGGTGAGCGCGACCGGCCAGCTTTGGAGCGAACCGGCCAGCTCGCCATGTTCATCCATCATGCCGAAGGACAACTCAGGCACCCAGGGCATGCCGTCGCGGA is a window from the Sphingobium sp. Cam5-1 genome containing:
- a CDS encoding GNAT family N-acetyltransferase; the protein is MSHIVPLNIVAEEAIEQLLDAAFGPDRHGRTAYLIRDGMPWVPELSFGMMDEHGELAGSLQSWPVALTHADGTQTPLIMVGPVAVSPTLQRTGHGRALMDAVVNAARAHHSDPLMMIGDPEYYGRFWGFSAASTGGWTCPGPYEARRLLALSVDGAAIGGEGMLGPRITTPM